The Thermus brockianus genome window below encodes:
- a CDS encoding ABC transporter substrate-binding protein — protein MRKGLVAVLAALGLALGQQQVTLFWSGAITGPTSETGAPYGAGIEDYCRHMARAIPGVVLNCVVRDDRYDNATTQRLFEEAVDRFKIPIYLGYSTGAMLQMKALIQELKIPTLPASNHVGLIDPPNGDYYFIPVSTYSEQVVALLEYIAKQKRGAKVALVVHPSPFGRAPVEDARKAAQQLGLQIVDVQEVGAGNLDNTALLRRFEGAGVEFVVHQNVAGPVANILKDTRRLGLSGKMRHLGAVYTGGVDLIALAGEAAEGFLWASPYFTAQDDTPGIRLQKDLVARFGRPASYVENHNYTAGMLAAAIAIEAMKRAQERFKRITNETVYQAIVGMNGPNAFKPGLAVSTKQGIEVDFTRSERTGAEGLRILEVKGGRFVPITDPFTSALFRKVHYGK, from the coding sequence ATGCGCAAGGGTTTGGTGGCGGTTTTGGCGGCGTTGGGCCTGGCCTTAGGCCAACAACAGGTGACCCTCTTCTGGTCGGGGGCCATCACCGGCCCCACCTCGGAGACGGGGGCCCCTTACGGCGCGGGGATAGAGGACTACTGCCGGCACATGGCCCGGGCCATCCCGGGGGTGGTGCTGAACTGCGTGGTGCGGGATGACCGCTACGATAACGCCACCACGCAACGCCTCTTTGAGGAGGCGGTGGACCGCTTTAAAATCCCCATCTATCTGGGCTACAGCACGGGGGCCATGCTCCAGATGAAGGCCCTCATCCAGGAGCTCAAGATCCCCACCCTGCCCGCCTCCAACCACGTGGGCCTGATTGACCCGCCCAACGGGGACTACTACTTCATCCCGGTTTCCACCTACTCCGAGCAGGTGGTGGCCCTTTTGGAGTACATCGCCAAGCAGAAGCGGGGGGCTAAGGTGGCCCTGGTGGTCCACCCCTCTCCCTTTGGCCGAGCCCCCGTGGAGGACGCCCGGAAGGCGGCGCAGCAGCTCGGCCTCCAGATCGTGGACGTGCAGGAGGTGGGGGCGGGCAACCTGGACAACACCGCCCTTCTCCGGCGCTTTGAGGGGGCGGGGGTGGAGTTCGTGGTCCACCAAAACGTGGCGGGGCCGGTGGCCAACATCCTCAAGGACACCCGGAGGCTGGGCCTCTCGGGCAAGATGCGGCACCTGGGGGCGGTGTACACCGGTGGGGTGGACCTGATCGCCCTGGCGGGGGAGGCGGCGGAAGGCTTCCTCTGGGCAAGCCCCTACTTTACCGCCCAGGACGATACCCCGGGCATCCGCCTCCAGAAAGACCTGGTGGCCCGCTTCGGCCGTCCGGCGAGCTACGTGGAGAACCACAACTACACCGCGGGCATGCTGGCGGCGGCCATCGCCATTGAGGCCATGAAGCGGGCCCAGGAGCGCTTCAAGCGCATCACCAACGAGACGGTCTACCAGGCCATCGTGGGCATGAACGGGCCCAACGCCTTCAAGCCGGGACTCGCCGTGTCCACCAAGCAGGGCATTGAGGTGGACTTCACCAGGAGCGAGCGCACCGGGGCGGAGGGGTTGCGCATCCTCGAGGTCAAGGGTGGGCGCTTCGTGCCCATCACCGACCCCTTCACCTCGGCCCTCTTCCGCAAGGTGCACTACGGCAAATAG
- a CDS encoding ABC transporter ATP-binding protein — MSLNPTRPEDLGPILLLVNNIEVVYHDIIQVLRGVSLKVPEGRITALLGPNGAGKTTTLRAISGLLIPEDGEVVRGEILYGGKPIHGLPPEEIVRLGIVQVLEGRRVFKHLTVEENLRVGTLTRKDARLKEELERIYHYFPRLADLRHRLAGYCSGGEQQMIAIGRALLAKPRLLLLDEPSLGLAPLLVREIFDIVARVNAEEGVTVLVVEQNARVALSIAHYGYIMETGRIVLEGDRDYLLENPDVQEFYLGVAKGGGRKSFKEVKAYKRRKRFM, encoded by the coding sequence ATGAGCCTGAACCCCACGCGTCCAGAGGACCTCGGTCCCATCCTCCTTTTGGTCAACAACATTGAGGTGGTCTACCACGACATCATCCAGGTGCTCCGGGGGGTTTCCCTGAAGGTGCCGGAGGGCAGGATCACCGCCCTCCTGGGCCCCAACGGGGCGGGGAAGACCACCACGCTCCGGGCCATCTCCGGCCTCCTCATCCCGGAGGACGGGGAGGTGGTGCGGGGGGAGATCCTCTATGGGGGCAAGCCCATCCATGGCCTTCCCCCCGAGGAGATCGTGCGGCTTGGCATCGTCCAGGTCCTGGAGGGGCGCCGGGTCTTCAAGCACCTCACGGTGGAGGAAAACCTCAGGGTGGGGACCCTGACCCGGAAGGACGCGCGGCTTAAGGAGGAGCTGGAACGCATTTATCACTACTTTCCCCGCTTGGCCGACCTCCGCCACCGCTTGGCCGGCTACTGCTCCGGGGGCGAGCAGCAGATGATCGCCATCGGGCGCGCCCTCTTGGCGAAGCCCAGGCTTCTCCTTTTGGACGAGCCCTCCTTGGGGCTTGCGCCCCTTTTGGTGCGGGAAATCTTTGACATCGTGGCCCGGGTGAACGCCGAGGAGGGGGTGACGGTCCTCGTGGTGGAGCAAAACGCCCGGGTGGCCCTTTCCATCGCCCACTACGGCTACATCATGGAAACGGGCCGGATCGTCTTGGAGGGGGATCGGGACTACCTCTTGGAGAACCCGGACGTGCAGGAGTTCTACCTGGGGGTGGCCAAGGGTGGGGGGCGCAAGAGCTTCAAGGAGGTGAAGGCGTACAAAAGGCGCAAGCGCTTCATGTAG
- a CDS encoding metal ABC transporter ATP-binding protein, with product MWALEVEDLSVRLGEFWVLEGVSLRVPEGAFVAIVGPNGAGKSTLLKALLGLVPFQGRVRALGRPLAQADPRWFGYVPQIKAFDRTFPALAVELVATGLLGRWPFRLSPGVRAEALRALERVGAEGLAERPLGRLSGGQLQRVYLARAFARRPRLLLLDEPATGVDRAGEVDLYRYLEAYQVETGATVLMVTHDWEAAHHASHVLVLNRRVVGFGPPERALSEECLRQAFGHLGHAHGLYLGGSGA from the coding sequence GTGTGGGCCCTGGAAGTAGAGGACCTTTCCGTGCGCCTGGGGGAGTTCTGGGTCCTGGAAGGGGTTTCCTTGAGGGTGCCGGAAGGGGCCTTTGTGGCCATCGTGGGGCCCAACGGGGCGGGAAAGAGCACGCTCCTAAAGGCCCTTTTGGGCCTCGTGCCCTTTCAGGGGCGGGTGCGGGCCCTGGGCCGCCCCTTGGCCCAGGCCGACCCCCGCTGGTTCGGCTACGTGCCCCAGATCAAGGCCTTTGACCGCACCTTTCCCGCCCTGGCGGTGGAGCTGGTGGCCACGGGGCTTCTTGGGCGCTGGCCCTTCCGCCTAAGCCCTGGCGTGCGGGCGGAGGCCCTTCGCGCTTTGGAGCGGGTGGGGGCGGAAGGCCTGGCGGAAAGGCCCTTGGGCCGGCTTTCCGGGGGGCAACTCCAGCGGGTCTACCTGGCCCGGGCCTTCGCCCGCAGGCCCAGGCTCCTCCTCCTGGACGAGCCGGCCACGGGGGTGGACCGGGCGGGGGAGGTGGACCTGTACCGTTACCTCGAGGCCTACCAGGTGGAAACGGGCGCCACGGTGCTCATGGTCACCCACGACTGGGAGGCGGCCCACCACGCCAGCCACGTCCTGGTGCTCAACCGCAGGGTGGTGGGCTTCGGCCCGCCCGAGCGGGCCCTAAGCGAGGAGTGCCTGCGCCAGGCCTTCGGCCACCTGGGCCACGCCCACGGCCTCTACCTGGGGGGAAGCGGTGCTTGA
- a CDS encoding metal ABC transporter permease: protein MLEALAYSFFQRALLAGVLVSLLAGLLSPFVVQRRLSFLGDGLAHAAFAGVALGLFLRGEPLWFALPFTLLVALAITFVKERTELSEDTAIGVFFALSVALGAVFLAKAKGYVGDAMGYLFGSLLAVGPEDLWALGLLCLLGLFLLPLWGALAYATLDRELALADRLPVVFHDYLLSGFIAVSLVLAVKVVGVLLVAAFLVIPGAAARLLSSTFARMTLLSLLFALLSTLLGLFLSFLLDWPSGASVVLAQAALFALAFTKALFPHGK, encoded by the coding sequence GTGCTTGAAGCCTTGGCCTACTCCTTTTTCCAGCGGGCCCTCTTGGCGGGGGTTTTGGTGAGCCTTCTCGCCGGGCTCCTTTCCCCCTTCGTGGTGCAAAGGCGCCTCTCCTTCCTGGGGGACGGCCTGGCCCACGCCGCCTTCGCCGGGGTGGCCTTGGGGCTTTTCCTGCGGGGGGAGCCCCTTTGGTTCGCCCTGCCCTTCACCCTTCTGGTGGCCCTGGCCATCACCTTCGTTAAGGAGAGGACCGAGCTTTCCGAGGACACCGCCATCGGGGTCTTCTTCGCCCTTTCCGTGGCCCTAGGGGCGGTTTTCCTGGCCAAGGCCAAGGGGTACGTGGGGGACGCCATGGGCTACCTCTTTGGCTCCCTTTTGGCGGTGGGGCCGGAGGACCTTTGGGCCTTGGGGCTTCTTTGCCTCTTGGGGCTTTTCCTCTTGCCCCTTTGGGGGGCCTTGGCCTACGCCACCTTGGACCGGGAGCTCGCCCTGGCGGACCGCCTGCCCGTGGTCTTTCACGATTACCTCCTTTCCGGCTTTATCGCCGTGAGCCTGGTCCTGGCGGTGAAGGTGGTGGGGGTCCTCCTGGTGGCGGCCTTCCTGGTCATCCCCGGGGCGGCAGCCCGGCTCCTCTCCTCCACCTTCGCCCGCATGACCCTCCTTTCCCTCCTCTTCGCCCTCCTTTCCACCCTCCTTGGGCTTTTCCTCTCCTTCCTCCTGGACTGGCCCAGCGGGGCCAGCGTGGTCCTGGCCCAGGCGGCCCTCTTTGCCCTCGCCTTCACAAAAGCGCTATTTCCGCACGGCAAATAG
- a CDS encoding RrF2 family transcriptional regulator translates to MWVSTKAQYGLRALVEIGLRAPEAVPLKEVAEAQGISQHYLEQIAAQLRRAGFIRSVRGAKGGYRLARPPERVTALEVVEALEGSLAPVSCIEDPESCAKVGQCSTELLWKRVDLAMRQVLGGTTLKDLIEERKLIEARRLIQLEPTG, encoded by the coding sequence ATGTGGGTTTCCACGAAGGCCCAGTACGGCCTGAGGGCCCTGGTGGAGATCGGCCTCCGCGCCCCCGAGGCGGTGCCGCTTAAGGAGGTGGCCGAGGCCCAGGGCATCAGCCAGCACTACCTGGAGCAGATCGCCGCCCAGCTTCGCCGTGCGGGCTTCATCCGCTCCGTGCGGGGGGCCAAGGGAGGGTACCGCCTGGCCCGCCCCCCGGAACGGGTCACCGCCTTGGAGGTGGTGGAGGCCCTGGAGGGAAGCCTGGCCCCCGTCTCCTGCATTGAGGACCCGGAGAGCTGCGCCAAGGTGGGGCAGTGCTCCACGGAGCTCCTTTGGAAGCGGGTGGACCTGGCCATGCGCCAGGTCCTGGGGGGGACCACCCTCAAGGACCTCATTGAGGAGCGGAAGCTCATAGAGGCGAGGCGCCTGATCCAACTGGAGCCCACCGGGTAG
- a CDS encoding cysteine desulfurase family protein, translating to MRGIYLDHAATTPLDPEVREAMRGVEEAFGNPSSIHRFGQEARRVLEGAREKVASLLGVRPREVVFTSGGSEADALALLGVALAKGRGHVVSTEVEHSAVLGALRLLERLGFAVTRLKPDRFGLVYPEQVAEALRPDTFLVSVMAANNEVGTLYPIREIAQVAHARGVLFHTDAVQAIGHVPLRADEVEADLVSLSAHKFHGPKGVGALLVRQGVDLVPLVPGTQEGGRRGGTPSPVLAWGMAVALEKALRLLPEEAPRLAALRDRLEAGLLAVPGVERNGHPTARLPHLTNVTVKGADGEALLLAMDLLGVAVSSGSACSAGSLEPSHVLLALGRPPREAKASLRFSLGRTTTLEEVDKAVAAFGEAVARARG from the coding sequence GTGCGCGGGATCTACCTGGACCACGCCGCCACCACCCCCCTGGACCCCGAGGTGCGGGAGGCCATGCGGGGGGTGGAGGAGGCCTTTGGCAACCCCTCCAGCATCCACCGCTTTGGCCAGGAGGCCCGGCGGGTGCTGGAGGGGGCGCGGGAGAAGGTGGCCTCCCTCCTCGGGGTGAGGCCCCGGGAGGTGGTCTTCACCAGCGGGGGCTCGGAGGCGGACGCCCTGGCCCTCCTGGGGGTGGCCTTGGCCAAGGGGCGGGGGCACGTGGTGAGCACCGAGGTGGAGCACTCGGCGGTCCTTGGGGCCCTAAGGCTTCTGGAGCGCCTGGGCTTCGCCGTGACCCGCCTAAAGCCCGACCGCTTCGGCCTTGTCTACCCCGAGCAGGTGGCGGAGGCCTTGAGGCCCGACACCTTCCTGGTGAGCGTCATGGCCGCCAACAACGAGGTGGGTACCCTTTACCCCATCCGGGAGATCGCCCAGGTGGCCCACGCCCGGGGGGTTCTCTTCCACACGGACGCCGTGCAGGCCATAGGCCACGTCCCTTTGCGGGCGGACGAGGTGGAGGCGGATCTGGTTTCCCTAAGCGCCCACAAGTTCCACGGGCCCAAGGGGGTGGGGGCGCTTCTGGTGCGCCAAGGGGTGGACCTCGTCCCCTTGGTGCCGGGAACCCAGGAAGGGGGGAGGCGGGGGGGGACGCCGAGCCCGGTCCTGGCCTGGGGTATGGCGGTGGCCTTGGAGAAGGCCTTGAGGCTCCTGCCCGAGGAAGCGCCGCGCCTCGCCGCCCTGAGGGACCGCCTCGAGGCCGGCCTCCTCGCCGTGCCCGGGGTGGAGCGGAACGGCCACCCCACGGCCCGCCTGCCCCACCTGACGAACGTCACGGTGAAGGGGGCGGATGGGGAGGCCTTGCTCCTCGCCATGGACCTCCTGGGGGTGGCCGTTTCCTCGGGCTCCGCCTGCTCGGCGGGGAGCCTCGAGCCCTCCCACGTCCTCCTGGCCTTAGGCCGCCCCCCCCGGGAGGCCAAGGCTTCCTTGCGCTTTTCCCTGGGCCGCACCACCACCCTGGAGGAGGTGGATAAGGCCGTGGCCGCCTTTGGGGAGGCGGTGGCGCGGGCCCGGGGTTAG
- a CDS encoding long-chain-fatty-acid--CoA ligase, with translation MSEVGTKPWLAHYDPGVPAEVEVPPIPLWRLLEESAQRFPKNVALEFLGKTLTYGETWDLARRFAQGLKDLGVRPGDRVAIMLPNTPQFVLAFFGTLLAGGVGVNVNPLYTPRELRHQLADAGAETLIILDHLLPRFLEVEKETPVKRVVVTGIKDFLPFPKNLLYPLKAKRDKLPLGFPKREGFFAFTELLKRPPAAPHMADPEDLALLQYTGGTTGISKGAMLTHRNLVANVLQIDAWDPTSRELLGKGVMLGALPFFHVYGMTVAMNYGLFSGYKLVLLPRPEIHAVVEAIEKHQVTHFPGVPTLYVAFNNFPGIEKRNVKSIRICLSGAAPLPVEVAKRFEEITGARLIEGYGLSEASPVTHSNPVEGVVKKGSIGMPLPSVEAKVVDEGGKEVPLGEVGELIVKGPNVMKGYWNRPEETQKALKDGWLYTGDMARMDEDGYFYIVDRKKDMIIAGGYNIYPREVEEVLYTHAAVQEAAVVGVPDPYRGETVAAFLVLKPEYRGKVTEKDIEAFCRQHLAAYKVPRILVFRDSLPKSSVGKILRRELREEFAKRQG, from the coding sequence ATGTCTGAAGTCGGCACCAAGCCTTGGCTGGCCCACTACGACCCGGGTGTCCCGGCGGAGGTAGAGGTCCCCCCCATCCCCCTTTGGCGCCTTTTGGAGGAGAGCGCCCAGCGCTTTCCCAAGAACGTGGCCCTGGAGTTCCTGGGGAAAACCTTAACCTACGGGGAAACCTGGGACCTGGCCCGCCGCTTCGCCCAGGGGCTAAAGGACCTCGGGGTAAGGCCGGGGGACCGGGTGGCCATCATGCTCCCCAACACGCCCCAGTTCGTCCTGGCCTTCTTCGGCACCCTGTTGGCGGGGGGCGTGGGGGTGAACGTGAACCCCCTCTACACCCCGCGGGAGCTCAGGCACCAGCTGGCCGATGCCGGGGCGGAGACCCTCATCATCCTGGACCACCTCCTCCCCCGCTTCCTGGAGGTGGAAAAGGAAACGCCCGTAAAGCGGGTGGTGGTCACGGGCATCAAGGACTTCCTCCCCTTCCCCAAGAACCTCCTCTACCCCTTGAAGGCCAAAAGGGACAAGCTTCCCCTGGGCTTCCCCAAGCGGGAAGGCTTCTTCGCCTTCACTGAGCTCCTCAAGCGCCCCCCCGCCGCGCCCCACATGGCCGATCCCGAGGACCTCGCCCTCCTCCAGTACACGGGCGGCACCACGGGGATCTCCAAGGGGGCCATGCTCACCCACCGCAACCTGGTGGCCAACGTCCTGCAGATTGACGCCTGGGACCCCACCTCCAGGGAGCTTTTGGGCAAGGGGGTGATGCTCGGGGCCCTTCCCTTCTTCCACGTCTACGGCATGACCGTGGCCATGAACTACGGCCTCTTCTCCGGCTACAAGCTTGTCCTCCTCCCCCGCCCGGAGATCCACGCCGTGGTGGAGGCCATAGAGAAGCACCAGGTCACCCACTTCCCCGGGGTGCCCACCCTGTACGTGGCCTTCAACAACTTCCCCGGGATTGAGAAGCGCAACGTCAAAAGCATACGCATCTGCCTCTCGGGGGCGGCCCCCCTGCCCGTGGAGGTGGCCAAGCGCTTTGAGGAGATCACCGGAGCCAGGCTCATTGAGGGCTACGGCCTCTCCGAAGCGAGCCCTGTGACCCACTCCAACCCCGTGGAAGGGGTGGTGAAAAAGGGCTCCATCGGCATGCCCCTCCCCAGCGTGGAGGCCAAGGTGGTGGACGAGGGGGGCAAGGAGGTCCCCTTGGGCGAGGTGGGTGAGCTCATCGTCAAGGGCCCCAACGTCATGAAAGGCTACTGGAACCGCCCCGAGGAAACCCAAAAGGCCCTCAAGGACGGCTGGCTCTACACCGGCGACATGGCCCGCATGGACGAGGACGGCTACTTCTACATCGTGGACCGCAAAAAGGACATGATCATCGCCGGCGGCTACAACATCTACCCCCGCGAGGTGGAAGAGGTCCTCTACACCCACGCGGCCGTCCAGGAAGCCGCCGTGGTGGGCGTCCCCGACCCCTACCGCGGGGAAACCGTGGCTGCCTTCCTCGTCCTCAAACCCGAGTACCGGGGCAAGGTGACGGAAAAGGACATAGAGGCCTTCTGCCGCCAGCACCTGGCCGCCTACAAGGTACCCCGCATCCTCGTCTTCCGCGATAGCCTCCCCAAGTCCAGCGTGGGGAAGATCCTAAGGCGGGAGCTTAGGGAGGAGTTCGCCAAGCGGCAAGGCTAA
- a CDS encoding phosphoribosyltransferase → MRFRDRRHAGALLAEGIKPLGLERPVVLGIPRGGVVVADEVARRLGGELDVVLVRKVGAPGNPEFALGAVGEKGELILRPYAFQYADKSYLEREAARQKDVIRKRAERYRKVRPKVPLSGRDVVLVDDGIATGSSMEAALSVVLTENPRRVVVAVPVASPEAAEKLKERAEVVALSTPPDFAAVGAYYLDFSEVTDEDVEALLLQWAA, encoded by the coding sequence ATGCGCTTCCGTGACCGCCGGCACGCCGGAGCCCTTTTGGCCGAGGGCATAAAACCCCTAGGCTTGGAGCGTCCTGTGGTCTTGGGGATACCCCGGGGTGGGGTGGTGGTGGCGGACGAGGTGGCCCGGCGCCTGGGAGGCGAGCTGGACGTGGTCTTGGTGCGCAAGGTGGGAGCGCCCGGCAACCCTGAGTTCGCCCTGGGGGCGGTGGGGGAGAAGGGGGAGCTGATCCTGCGCCCGTACGCCTTTCAGTACGCCGACAAAAGCTACCTGGAAAGGGAGGCGGCCCGGCAGAAGGACGTGATCCGCAAGCGGGCGGAGCGCTACCGCAAGGTGCGTCCCAAGGTGCCTCTTTCGGGGCGGGATGTGGTCCTGGTGGACGACGGCATCGCCACGGGTTCCAGCATGGAGGCGGCCCTTTCCGTGGTCTTGACGGAAAACCCCAGGCGGGTGGTGGTGGCGGTGCCCGTGGCGAGCCCGGAGGCGGCGGAAAAGCTCAAGGAGCGGGCGGAGGTGGTGGCCCTTTCCACTCCCCCCGACTTCGCCGCCGTGGGGGCCTACTACCTGGACTTCAGCGAGGTCACGGACGAGGACGTGGAGGCCCTTTTGCTACAATGGGCGGCATGA
- a CDS encoding cupin domain-containing protein: MGGMKPVVKQAASVEARPVERGEKAFIQVLIGPEDGAPHFITRKFTLLPGGRIPRHKHPTIEHEQYVLSGRMKVFLGNEVREVSAGQAVYIPPDTPHAYVNEGDEPVEFLCVIPKTSAYATEWLEE; encoded by the coding sequence ATGGGCGGCATGAAGCCCGTGGTCAAGCAAGCGGCGAGCGTGGAAGCCCGCCCCGTGGAGCGGGGGGAGAAGGCCTTTATCCAGGTGCTCATCGGTCCCGAGGACGGGGCCCCCCACTTCATCACCCGCAAGTTCACCCTCCTTCCTGGAGGGCGCATCCCCAGGCACAAGCACCCCACCATTGAGCACGAGCAGTACGTGCTTTCCGGGCGGATGAAGGTCTTCCTGGGGAACGAGGTGCGCGAGGTTTCCGCCGGCCAGGCGGTCTACATCCCCCCGGACACCCCCCACGCCTACGTGAACGAGGGGGATGAGCCCGTGGAGTTCCTCTGTGTCATCCCCAAGACGAGCGCCTACGCCACGGAGTGGCTGGAGGAGTAG
- a CDS encoding ABC transporter permease, which produces MRREGSPWTGLWAVFFKEMADHLSGLRMRILEALILLSALAALYTGTQTLRQTVGEDPYLYLKLLTTAQDPLPSFVGFLSFFVPLAAIALAFDAVNGEYARGTLSRILSQPIYRDALLFGKFLAGLGTLAVLLLALFLLVVGLGLFTLGVPPEAEEMARAFFFLLATLAYAGVWLALGLLFSVLFRQPATAALAAIGVWLFFAVFYPILTDLAANALLLQADPFDPESQLRQANLALWISRLSPNTLYAETLTAVLNPAVRSLGPILITQLEGAVLGTPLPLGQSLLLVWPQLTGLFALVILLFTLAYVAFQRQEVRA; this is translated from the coding sequence ATGCGGCGTGAGGGTTCCCCTTGGACCGGGCTTTGGGCCGTCTTCTTCAAGGAGATGGCGGACCACCTCTCGGGGCTCAGGATGCGGATCCTGGAGGCCCTCATCCTCCTTTCCGCCCTGGCTGCCCTGTACACGGGTACCCAGACCTTAAGGCAGACCGTGGGGGAAGACCCCTACCTCTACCTCAAGCTCCTCACCACGGCCCAAGACCCCCTGCCCTCCTTCGTGGGCTTCCTCTCCTTCTTCGTGCCCCTGGCGGCCATCGCCCTAGCTTTTGACGCCGTGAACGGGGAGTACGCCCGGGGCACCCTTTCCCGCATCCTCTCCCAACCCATCTACCGGGACGCCCTCCTCTTCGGCAAGTTCTTGGCGGGGCTTGGCACCCTGGCGGTCCTCCTCCTCGCCCTTTTCCTCCTGGTGGTGGGCCTTGGGCTCTTCACCTTGGGCGTGCCCCCTGAGGCGGAGGAGATGGCCCGCGCCTTCTTCTTCCTCCTGGCCACCCTGGCCTACGCAGGGGTCTGGCTCGCCCTAGGCCTTCTCTTCTCGGTGCTCTTCCGCCAGCCCGCCACCGCCGCCTTGGCCGCCATCGGGGTCTGGCTCTTCTTCGCCGTCTTTTACCCCATCCTCACCGACCTGGCGGCCAACGCCCTCCTCCTCCAGGCCGACCCCTTTGACCCGGAAAGCCAACTCCGCCAGGCCAACCTGGCCCTCTGGATCTCCCGGCTTTCCCCCAACACCCTCTACGCCGAAACCCTCACCGCCGTCCTCAACCCGGCGGTGCGTTCCCTGGGGCCCATCCTCATCACCCAGCTGGAGGGGGCGGTGCTCGGCACCCCCCTGCCCCTAGGGCAAAGCCTCCTCCTCGTCTGGCCCCAGCTCACCGGGCTTTTCGCCCTGGTGATCCTCCTCTTCACCCTGGCCTACGTGGCCTTCCAGCGGCAGGAGGTGCGGGCCTGA
- a CDS encoding ABC transporter ATP-binding protein has product MAVIQTRGLTKRYSRVVAVEDLNLEVAEGEVFGLLGPNGSGKTTTILMLLGLTEPTAGEARVLGLDPMREPLKVKAKVGYLPDQVGFYGELTAWENLRYTTRLLGLSEAEAKARIEEVLKRMGLWEVRDRRVSAFSRGMRQRLGLAEVLLKRPKVAILDEPTLGLDPEAAREFLALIKGLKQEGITVLLSSHLLHQVQEICDRVGLFHKGRLALLGTVEELAQRVLGGGYEIQVEASPGLAEAFAALDGVAKVEAGEGHYRILATRDLRPELARIAVAQGSLYGLALRKPNLDEVYAHYFKEVAHAA; this is encoded by the coding sequence ATGGCGGTCATCCAAACCCGCGGCCTCACCAAGCGCTACAGCCGGGTGGTGGCCGTGGAGGACCTGAACCTGGAGGTGGCGGAGGGGGAGGTTTTCGGCCTCCTCGGCCCCAACGGCTCGGGCAAGACCACCACCATCCTCATGCTCCTGGGCCTCACCGAGCCCACCGCAGGCGAGGCCCGGGTCCTGGGGCTTGACCCCATGCGGGAGCCCCTGAAGGTGAAGGCGAAGGTGGGCTACCTCCCGGACCAGGTGGGCTTCTATGGGGAACTCACCGCCTGGGAAAACCTGCGCTACACCACAAGGCTTCTCGGCCTTTCCGAGGCCGAGGCCAAGGCCCGGATTGAGGAGGTGCTAAAGCGCATGGGGCTTTGGGAGGTAAGGGACCGGCGGGTTTCCGCCTTCAGCCGGGGGATGCGCCAGCGCCTGGGCCTGGCGGAGGTCCTCCTCAAACGGCCCAAGGTGGCCATCCTGGACGAGCCCACCCTGGGCTTGGACCCGGAGGCCGCCCGGGAGTTTTTGGCGCTCATCAAGGGCCTAAAGCAGGAGGGCATCACCGTCCTCCTTTCCAGCCACCTCCTGCACCAGGTGCAGGAGATCTGCGACCGGGTGGGGCTTTTCCACAAGGGAAGGCTCGCCCTTTTGGGCACCGTGGAGGAGCTCGCCCAAAGGGTGCTCGGGGGCGGGTACGAGATCCAGGTGGAGGCGAGCCCGGGCCTCGCCGAGGCCTTCGCCGCCTTAGACGGGGTAGCCAAGGTGGAGGCGGGGGAAGGGCACTACCGCATCCTCGCCACCCGGGACCTCAGGCCTGAGCTTGCCCGCATCGCCGTGGCGCAGGGTAGCCTCTATGGCCTTGCCTTGCGCAAACCGAACCTGGACGAGGTCTACGCCCACTACTTTAAGGAGGTGGCCCATGCGGCGTGA